The following coding sequences are from one Paenibacillus stellifer window:
- a CDS encoding DEAD/DEAH box helicase yields the protein MPGFKELGVSEELTGILRGQGIAQPTPVQAEAIPPLVQGLDVIARAKTGTGKTLAFLLPILDKIRPERPFPQALILAPTRELALQITEEARKLTEKSDIKILAVYGGQDVEKQLRKLEGGRHLIIGTPGRLLDHMRRETLSLGGVTMLVLDEADQMLHMGFLDEVESIITAVPSRRQTMLFSATMPDPIKRLASSYMRQPIDIVIKSGSPIPLDNIRQQVVECTDRAKEEALKALIERDRPYLAIIFCRTKRRVSKLNEALQEAGYDCDELHGDLSQNKREAVMKTFREAKLQLLVATDVAARGLDVEGVTHVFNYDMPLDVDSYIHRIGRTGRAGGKGLAITFASPRDRAGLEMIEKGISQRLERRRYEKGELGEAAFATPSAARAKTAPETARGGRGSRAGGAAAGGRSQRGGAAAGGRGRESGRRDDRGREAGGRGSAVAGGGSRESGRRDDRGREAGGRGGAVAGGGSRESGRRDDRGREAGGRGSAVAGGGSRESGRRDDRGREAGGRGGAVAGGGRVKDAAGRSGAPAWQGRQENAPSRAQGGAGKGGPRAGAGKSGRQAGGRGKDAGRSGGGYGSGGRGAGSGSAGRGGGSRGSRGR from the coding sequence ATGCCAGGATTTAAAGAGTTGGGGGTTTCGGAAGAGTTGACCGGGATTCTTCGGGGGCAGGGCATTGCACAGCCTACTCCCGTGCAGGCGGAGGCGATTCCGCCGCTGGTCCAGGGACTGGACGTGATTGCAAGAGCGAAGACGGGAACGGGAAAGACATTGGCGTTCCTGCTGCCGATTCTCGATAAAATCAGGCCGGAGCGGCCGTTTCCGCAGGCGTTGATCCTTGCTCCTACGCGGGAGCTGGCGCTTCAGATTACAGAGGAAGCGCGCAAGCTGACCGAGAAGAGCGATATCAAGATCCTGGCCGTATACGGCGGACAGGATGTGGAGAAGCAGCTGCGCAAGCTGGAAGGCGGCCGGCATCTGATTATCGGAACGCCGGGAAGACTGCTCGATCACATGCGCCGCGAGACGCTAAGCTTGGGCGGCGTCACGATGCTTGTGCTCGATGAAGCAGATCAGATGCTTCACATGGGCTTCCTGGACGAGGTGGAGAGCATCATTACGGCAGTGCCTTCGCGGCGCCAGACGATGCTGTTCTCGGCGACGATGCCTGATCCGATCAAGCGGCTGGCATCAAGCTATATGCGCCAGCCGATCGACATCGTGATCAAGAGCGGCTCGCCGATTCCGCTGGACAACATCCGCCAGCAGGTCGTCGAATGTACGGACCGCGCCAAGGAAGAGGCGCTGAAAGCGCTGATTGAACGGGATCGGCCGTACCTGGCGATTATTTTCTGCCGGACGAAGCGGCGGGTGTCGAAGCTGAACGAAGCGCTGCAGGAAGCGGGCTATGACTGCGACGAGCTGCATGGCGATCTGTCGCAGAACAAGCGGGAGGCTGTCATGAAGACGTTCCGCGAGGCGAAGCTGCAGCTGCTGGTCGCCACAGATGTCGCCGCCCGGGGCCTTGATGTCGAGGGCGTGACGCATGTGTTCAACTACGACATGCCGCTCGACGTCGACAGCTACATCCACCGCATCGGCCGCACGGGCCGTGCGGGCGGCAAGGGGCTGGCGATCACCTTCGCTTCGCCGCGCGACCGCGCGGGACTCGAGATGATCGAGAAGGGCATTTCGCAGCGCCTGGAACGGCGCCGCTACGAGAAGGGCGAACTCGGCGAGGCCGCATTCGCCACTCCCAGCGCGGCACGCGCCAAGACCGCGCCGGAGACGGCGCGCGGCGGACGCGGTTCCCGCGCAGGCGGAGCTGCCGCCGGCGGCCGATCGCAGCGCGGCGGCGCGGCAGCGGGCGGCCGGGGCAGGGAATCCGGCCGCAGGGACGATCGCGGCCGGGAAGCTGGCGGCCGTGGCAGTGCGGTAGCTGGCGGCGGGAGCAGGGAATCCGGCCGCAGGGACGATCGCGGCCGGGAAGCTGGAGGCCGTGGCGGTGCGGTAGCTGGCGGCGGGAGCAGGGAGTCCGGCCGCAGGGACGATCGCGGCCGGGAAGCTGGAGGCCGCGGCAGTGCGGTAGCTGGCGGCGGGAGCAGGGAGTCCGGCCGCAGGGACGATCGCGGCCGGGAAGCAGGCGGCCGTGGCGGTGCGGTAGCTGGCGGCGGGCGCGTCAAGGACGCCGCCGGCCGGAGCGGCGCGCCCGCGTGGCAGGGGCGCCAGGAGAATGCGCCGTCCCGCGCCCAGGGCGGGGCGGGCAAAGGCGGCCCGCGGGCCGGTGCAGGCAAGAGCGGCCGGCAGGCAGGCGGACGCGGGAAGGATGCCGGGCGCAGCGGCGGCGGGTACGGCAGTGGAGGGCGCGGCGCGGGAAGCGGTTCGGCGGGCCGTGGAGGCGGCTCCCGTGGTTCACGCGGCAGGTAG
- a CDS encoding ABC1 kinase family protein, with translation MVRIRHAGRYRTIAMALMRHGFGYMVEELGLYRVLSLPRRLVTQEEHSGRSLGERIRLVLEDLGPTFVKLGQLASTRSDLLPEPIIQELVKLQDHVPPFPPDTARHILEQELGLTLEEVFESFEADPLAAASIGQVHRGVLHGGQAVAIKIQRPGVTRIMTRDLEILRDLAALAERRMAWARQYGIYRMTEEFSRSLLSELDYTQEGRNAERIAQQLADNKSVYIPAIYWEYSSSRVLTMEYVQGITLNRREALLSQGISLKDTAERLVDMMLRQIFIDGFFHADPHPGNVMVTREGKIALIDFGMVGRLNEETKDHLSSLIIALMRRNTDAMVRAILRLGVVPEEANRSEIYEDVDRLREDYYDVPFSQVSIGRALNDLFAVAQRHHLVVPAELTLLGKTMLTLEGVVTDLDPGFSIIQMAEPFGRKLVKQRFSGGRLQRKLVGGVAEIAESLIELPGQARQLSELIGKGKLKVEVGVPEVQNLLRKLDRIGNRLSFSIVLLSFSIIMVGLIIGSSLRRDPSMIWNFPTVEIGSVIALLMFLWLLYSIFKSGRF, from the coding sequence ATGGTTCGGATCAGACATGCCGGACGCTACCGGACGATCGCCATGGCGCTGATGCGTCATGGCTTCGGCTATATGGTAGAGGAATTGGGACTGTACCGGGTGCTCTCGCTCCCCCGCCGGCTTGTGACGCAGGAGGAGCACTCGGGACGAAGCCTCGGGGAACGGATTCGCCTCGTCCTGGAGGATTTGGGGCCGACCTTCGTCAAGCTCGGCCAACTGGCCAGCACCCGGTCCGATCTGCTCCCGGAGCCGATCATTCAGGAACTGGTCAAGCTGCAGGACCATGTTCCGCCTTTCCCCCCGGATACGGCCCGGCATATTCTGGAGCAGGAGCTTGGTCTGACTCTCGAAGAGGTGTTCGAATCCTTCGAAGCGGACCCTCTTGCGGCGGCCTCCATCGGCCAGGTACACCGTGGCGTGCTCCACGGCGGCCAGGCTGTGGCCATCAAAATTCAGCGGCCCGGAGTGACGCGAATCATGACCCGGGACCTGGAAATTCTCCGTGATCTGGCGGCGCTTGCCGAGAGGCGTATGGCCTGGGCAAGACAGTATGGCATTTACCGGATGACGGAGGAATTCTCCAGATCCCTTCTCAGCGAACTGGATTACACCCAGGAGGGGCGGAACGCAGAGCGGATCGCACAGCAGCTGGCGGATAATAAATCGGTCTATATTCCGGCAATCTATTGGGAGTACTCCTCCTCCCGGGTGCTGACCATGGAATACGTGCAGGGCATTACGCTGAACCGCCGGGAGGCGCTGCTTAGCCAGGGAATAAGTCTGAAGGATACGGCCGAACGGCTGGTGGATATGATGCTGCGGCAGATTTTTATCGACGGCTTCTTTCATGCCGATCCCCATCCCGGGAATGTGATGGTTACCCGTGAAGGCAAAATCGCGCTGATTGATTTCGGAATGGTGGGGCGTCTCAACGAGGAGACGAAGGATCATTTGTCGAGCCTCATCATCGCGCTGATGCGCCGGAATACGGATGCAATGGTCCGGGCGATTCTCCGCCTCGGGGTAGTCCCGGAGGAAGCGAACCGTTCGGAAATATATGAGGATGTAGACCGGCTGAGGGAGGATTACTACGACGTCCCGTTCAGCCAGGTCAGCATCGGACGGGCTCTGAACGATTTGTTCGCGGTAGCGCAGCGCCACCATCTGGTCGTTCCGGCGGAGCTGACGCTGCTCGGAAAGACGATGCTGACCCTGGAGGGCGTGGTCACGGACCTCGATCCCGGCTTCAGCATCATCCAGATGGCTGAGCCTTTCGGCCGGAAGCTGGTGAAGCAGCGCTTCAGCGGCGGACGGCTTCAGCGCAAGCTGGTCGGCGGGGTGGCGGAGATCGCAGAAAGCCTCATCGAGCTGCCGGGACAGGCCCGCCAGCTGTCGGAGCTGATCGGCAAAGGCAAGCTGAAGGTGGAGGTCGGCGTTCCCGAAGTCCAGAACCTGCTCCGCAAGCTGGACCGGATCGGGAATCGGCTGTCGTTCAGCATTGTGCTGCTGTCGTTCAGCATTATCATGGTCGGTCTTATCATCGGCTCGTCACTGCGGCGGGACCCTTCGATGATTTGGAATTTCCCGACCGTCGAGATCGGCTCGGTTATCGCGCTGCTGATGTTTTTGTGGCTGCTGTATTCGATTTTTAAATCGGGAAGGTTCTAG
- a CDS encoding phasin family protein, translating to MSDLFKKAISLGVGLTVVSKEKIEKAVDELVKRGEVAPSESRALVDRLIERGEEERSAFKTAVQEQVQRVLKELDVPVKSDVAALEERIAVLERRLAELEGISRLEGTYSASDDRLPDSGAD from the coding sequence ATGAGCGATTTGTTTAAGAAAGCTATCTCTTTGGGCGTAGGTCTCACCGTTGTCAGCAAGGAAAAGATAGAGAAGGCTGTAGACGAGCTTGTGAAGCGGGGCGAGGTTGCACCCTCCGAATCGCGCGCGCTTGTCGACCGGCTGATCGAGCGGGGCGAAGAGGAACGGAGCGCCTTCAAAACGGCTGTCCAGGAACAGGTGCAGCGCGTGCTGAAGGAGCTGGATGTTCCGGTTAAGAGCGATGTCGCCGCACTGGAAGAACGGATCGCCGTACTGGAACGCCGTCTGGCAGAGCTGGAGGGAATTTCGCGCCTGGAGGGCACGTACTCCGCCAGCGACGACCGCCTGCCGGATTCCGGCGCGGATTGA
- a CDS encoding ThuA domain-containing protein, which yields MDKRKCLLLGEYTHPRFHPLQGVDKQITHVLNELMTVQCTENKKMMLAENLGSYDLCIAYNELWNESVSPQQASGLLSYVSGGGGLIVVHTGLSLANRYELAQLIGAKFTGHPPYTPLQFRVLAHDHDIMEGVEDFALEEEPYRYEFDPFTEKTVLMEYEADGETWPAAWCHSYGLGRVVYLMPGHHEPSFRHPEVRKLLLQAATWAARIPHVQ from the coding sequence ATGGATAAAAGAAAATGTCTGCTGCTGGGTGAGTATACACATCCCCGCTTTCATCCGCTTCAGGGAGTGGATAAGCAGATTACCCATGTTCTGAATGAATTAATGACTGTCCAGTGTACGGAAAATAAAAAAATGATGCTGGCCGAGAATCTCGGCAGCTATGATCTGTGCATCGCCTACAATGAGCTGTGGAACGAGTCTGTCTCCCCGCAGCAGGCGTCGGGCCTGCTGAGTTATGTGTCGGGCGGCGGCGGACTTATCGTTGTACATACCGGTCTCTCGCTCGCGAACCGTTATGAGCTCGCCCAGTTGATCGGAGCCAAATTTACGGGCCATCCCCCGTACACGCCCCTGCAATTCCGGGTGCTGGCGCATGATCATGACATTATGGAGGGCGTTGAGGATTTTGCGCTGGAGGAAGAGCCTTACCGGTATGAGTTCGATCCCTTCACCGAGAAGACGGTTCTGATGGAGTACGAAGCGGACGGCGAAACCTGGCCTGCGGCCTGGTGTCACAGCTACGGGCTGGGACGGGTAGTGTATCTCATGCCGGGTCATCACGAGCCTTCGTTCCGTCACCCGGAAGTGCGCAAGCTCCTGCTTCAGGCCGCCACCTGGGCGGCGCGGATTCCGCACGTTCAATAA
- a CDS encoding uroporphyrinogen-III synthase, whose amino-acid sequence MADQLQGVIIALAGPRKSEELAKLVTNMGGTALLRPAQGTVFLDGEELRRDLAAWIADPPDWSILTTGMGLDALFESAAGMGLEEKFREVLAGSRIAARGYKTVNALKKRGLVPAVRDDDGSTSGLIRGLEAYDLRGARAVLQLHGDPAPRLNAWLQEAGASVQQILPYKHLPPEEESLALLLEEIIQGKVDAVTFTSAPQIRFLAEYAESRGMLPAMLEAFETSVLAVSVGKVTADSLKEAGISRIVVPEQERMGSMIVELGRYLAARQ is encoded by the coding sequence ATGGCAGATCAATTACAAGGAGTCATCATCGCTCTTGCCGGTCCGAGAAAATCGGAAGAGCTGGCCAAGCTGGTGACCAATATGGGTGGAACGGCACTGCTGCGGCCCGCTCAAGGAACGGTCTTTCTGGATGGGGAGGAGCTTCGCCGGGATCTTGCGGCCTGGATCGCCGATCCGCCGGACTGGAGCATTCTGACGACCGGCATGGGGCTTGACGCTCTGTTCGAGTCGGCGGCCGGGATGGGGCTTGAGGAGAAGTTTCGGGAGGTTCTGGCAGGATCGAGAATTGCCGCCAGGGGTTACAAGACCGTGAACGCCCTGAAGAAACGTGGGCTTGTTCCGGCAGTGAGAGACGATGACGGAAGCACCTCGGGTCTCATCAGAGGCCTTGAGGCTTATGATCTCAGAGGCGCCAGAGCTGTGCTGCAGCTTCACGGCGATCCCGCGCCGAGGCTGAACGCCTGGCTGCAGGAAGCGGGAGCCTCCGTTCAGCAGATTCTTCCCTACAAGCATCTCCCGCCCGAGGAGGAGAGCCTTGCGCTGCTTCTGGAAGAGATTATTCAGGGCAAAGTGGATGCCGTCACCTTTACGAGCGCGCCGCAAATCCGGTTTCTGGCGGAATATGCGGAGAGCCGGGGCATGCTGCCCGCCATGCTTGAAGCATTTGAGACTTCCGTGCTTGCGGTATCGGTCGGCAAGGTGACCGCCGATTCACTGAAGGAAGCGGGGATCAGCCGCATCGTCGTGCCGGAGCAGGAGCGGATGGGCAGCATGATTGTGGAGCTTGGCCGCTATCTCGCGGCGCGGCAGTAG
- a CDS encoding methyl-accepting chemotaxis protein, with product MPEPKKKARLNMRTKLAVTYLIVLLIPSLVVAGLTFRSASANLGAQLAGSARESVETVNEIVDNNMASKINDVKYFVDALSSATVNSDPNGSGYEELKGRLKEYAAMHPDVLNVYVGTKQGNVVTSSDESLPAGFDLRTEASYVNAVKKGQGVVISPVSQNEHKETVVSISSVLKDGDGVFVMQLNLKQLAELVDMNVGKRGYIFIIDSSKRFVVHPIETVGKEAEQAFFLKMFDKDSATFDYTYNGVPKEMTYLINKATGWRIAGTIDKSEISEASVEVRNTVIIVLTLSVLLALVLIVFMIRSLLKPIRRLGQATEVISRGDLSQDIGSFGNDEIGELAANFKAMVTSLREMIIGVREMTDNVSSSAAELTAGAEQTTKAIEHVTVAIQEVAAGGERQLKSAARGVEGTSATTAEVANLSNYMNEVSLVMGKTTDTAVSGNDAVIMVVDKINGIHETVEQLSTVIGTLNERGERIGGIVELIMGIARQTNLLALNASIEAARAGEQGRGFAVVAAEVRKLAEQSEKSASEIADVIQAIHSEMKEASALMDDAKEKVSDGVIAVDTSGRSFSRIRKAVKGAADKIEAMSQGVRTLSAEADGMGAAMEEIGLVSRETAANTEMISAAAEEQLASVEEIASSSADLSRLADELQALVSRFKLYSDEQFEAPGEPAVRTEDDAHSGEDGSSSGIAS from the coding sequence ATGCCTGAACCAAAGAAGAAGGCGCGCCTGAATATGCGTACCAAGCTGGCGGTGACGTACCTGATTGTGCTGCTCATCCCTAGCCTTGTCGTCGCGGGTCTTACCTTCAGGTCTGCAAGCGCCAACCTGGGCGCCCAACTGGCTGGAAGTGCCCGTGAGAGCGTGGAGACGGTCAATGAGATCGTCGATAATAATATGGCCTCCAAAATCAATGACGTCAAATATTTCGTCGACGCACTCTCATCCGCCACAGTCAACAGCGATCCGAACGGATCGGGCTATGAAGAGCTGAAAGGCAGGCTGAAGGAATATGCCGCCATGCATCCCGATGTGCTGAACGTATACGTGGGGACCAAGCAGGGCAACGTTGTTACTTCGTCGGACGAATCGCTGCCTGCGGGCTTTGACCTGCGGACCGAAGCCTCCTATGTGAACGCCGTCAAGAAGGGACAGGGCGTCGTCATTTCCCCGGTATCCCAGAATGAACACAAAGAAACGGTCGTCTCTATATCCTCCGTTCTGAAGGATGGGGACGGTGTATTTGTCATGCAGCTCAACCTGAAGCAGCTTGCGGAGCTGGTCGACATGAACGTTGGCAAGAGGGGATACATTTTCATTATAGACAGCAGCAAGAGGTTCGTCGTACACCCGATAGAGACGGTCGGCAAGGAAGCGGAGCAGGCTTTTTTCCTGAAAATGTTCGACAAGGATTCCGCCACCTTCGATTATACATATAACGGAGTTCCCAAAGAGATGACCTATCTGATCAATAAGGCGACGGGCTGGAGAATCGCCGGCACCATCGACAAGAGTGAAATCTCGGAAGCCTCGGTGGAAGTCCGGAACACAGTTATCATCGTGCTCACTTTGTCCGTTCTGCTCGCGCTGGTGCTGATCGTCTTCATGATCCGCTCGCTTCTGAAACCGATCCGCCGGCTCGGACAGGCAACCGAGGTCATCAGCCGTGGCGATCTCTCCCAGGATATCGGCTCATTTGGAAATGATGAAATCGGCGAGCTGGCCGCGAACTTCAAGGCGATGGTCACGAGTCTTAGAGAGATGATTATCGGCGTTCGGGAAATGACCGACAATGTTTCCTCCTCGGCAGCAGAGCTGACTGCAGGCGCGGAACAGACGACCAAAGCCATCGAGCATGTCACCGTGGCGATTCAGGAAGTGGCGGCCGGAGGCGAGCGTCAGCTGAAGAGTGCGGCGCGCGGCGTGGAAGGCACTTCGGCCACCACGGCGGAAGTGGCGAACCTGTCGAACTACATGAACGAGGTGTCCCTGGTGATGGGGAAGACCACGGACACGGCGGTGTCAGGCAACGACGCTGTAATAATGGTTGTCGATAAAATCAACGGCATCCATGAAACGGTTGAGCAGCTAAGCACGGTGATCGGGACCCTGAACGAGCGGGGTGAACGCATCGGCGGGATTGTCGAGCTGATCATGGGCATCGCCCGCCAGACCAATCTGCTGGCTCTTAACGCTTCTATTGAAGCCGCACGTGCCGGCGAACAGGGCCGGGGCTTCGCAGTCGTCGCGGCAGAGGTTCGCAAGCTGGCTGAGCAATCCGAGAAATCGGCCAGTGAAATCGCTGATGTGATCCAGGCCATCCACAGTGAAATGAAGGAAGCGTCGGCACTGATGGACGACGCCAAGGAGAAAGTGTCGGATGGCGTTATAGCCGTCGACACCAGCGGCCGTTCTTTCTCTCGGATCCGCAAGGCGGTCAAGGGAGCTGCGGACAAGATCGAAGCCATGAGCCAAGGCGTCCGCACTCTGTCGGCGGAAGCCGACGGCATGGGGGCGGCGATGGAGGAGATCGGTCTGGTCTCCCGGGAGACGGCCGCCAATACGGAGATGATCTCGGCAGCGGCGGAGGAACAGTTGGCCTCGGTCGAGGAGATTGCCTCGTCATCCGCGGATCTCAGCCGTCTGGCGGACGAGCTTCAGGCGCTGGTCAGCCGGTTCAAGCTGTATTCGGATGAACAGTTCGAAGCTCCTGGTGAGCCAGCCGTCCGGACCGAAGATGACGCCCATTCCGGTGAAGACGGATCGTCTTCCGGAATCGCAAGCTAA
- a CDS encoding Fur family transcriptional regulator: MRHINLTSQRQAVYNIVRDSHDHPTASDVMNRLVEKGHNLAYGTVYNSLRYLTDKQLIRELKLGEAASRYDARMDEHQHIICEVCGAVDEVMTHVPEPWMDSVAKETGYSIGHAHVVFSGVCPSCRSKVVN, translated from the coding sequence GTGAGACATATAAACCTGACTTCACAGCGTCAAGCTGTCTATAATATTGTCCGTGATTCCCATGACCATCCAACCGCCTCCGATGTGATGAACCGTCTCGTCGAGAAAGGACATAACCTTGCTTATGGAACCGTGTACAACTCCCTCCGCTATTTGACTGACAAGCAACTGATCCGCGAACTGAAGCTGGGCGAAGCAGCGAGCCGTTACGATGCCCGGATGGATGAGCACCAGCATATCATCTGTGAGGTGTGCGGAGCCGTCGACGAGGTCATGACGCATGTGCCGGAGCCCTGGATGGATTCGGTCGCGAAAGAGACCGGGTACAGCATCGGCCATGCGCATGTCGTCTTCAGCGGCGTATGCCCATCCTGCCGCAGCAAAGTAGTGAACTAA
- a CDS encoding GGDEF domain-containing protein has protein sequence MLSKKYNIAGHSVSRITRVSAGLLFGCFGIVLMSYSFPVGPDTYANLRHLTIVLISSYIGWLPGLICTMLLSVSRILIYGASYNSISAAVSLLIGGLLCCWISLLPWSRLRKVTVSNLLCLGITLVTLVNNLGDIRLVMDFYPLQFAVTVAAGLAIYYVAEYIYRSNDLYTQLELNATTDYLTSLNNLRQFHRHLDTEIARAERRGECLSLLAIDIDHFKQINDTYGHPAGDAILKEFARRLSSISRTYDIVSRNGGEEFTVILPDCPLYQAQKAAERIRAAVDGVNFTLPAGKKIHITISVGAASYPESIQDPDGALLFQYADKALYAAKNAGRNKVCTADY, from the coding sequence ATGCTGTCCAAAAAATACAATATCGCCGGACATTCCGTCAGCAGGATTACCCGCGTCAGTGCGGGACTGCTCTTCGGATGCTTCGGCATCGTCTTGATGAGCTATTCGTTTCCGGTCGGCCCGGACACCTACGCGAATCTTAGACATCTGACCATCGTGCTGATTTCGTCGTATATCGGCTGGCTTCCCGGACTGATCTGCACCATGCTATTGTCCGTTAGCCGCATCCTAATATACGGGGCTTCCTATAATTCGATCTCAGCCGCGGTTTCCCTGCTGATTGGCGGCCTCTTATGCTGCTGGATCTCCCTGCTTCCGTGGTCGCGTCTTCGCAAGGTAACCGTCAGCAATTTGCTCTGTCTTGGCATTACCCTGGTGACGCTTGTGAACAACCTGGGGGATATCCGGCTTGTTATGGACTTTTACCCGCTGCAGTTCGCCGTCACGGTTGCCGCCGGTCTTGCCATCTACTATGTCGCCGAATATATTTACCGCTCGAACGACCTCTATACCCAGCTTGAGCTGAACGCTACGACCGACTACCTGACCAGCCTGAATAACCTCCGCCAGTTTCACCGGCATCTGGATACGGAGATTGCCCGCGCCGAACGCCGGGGAGAGTGCCTGTCGCTTCTCGCCATTGATATCGATCATTTCAAGCAGATCAACGACACCTACGGCCACCCTGCGGGGGACGCGATCCTGAAGGAGTTCGCCCGCCGTCTCTCGAGCATTTCCCGGACCTACGATATCGTGTCCCGGAACGGCGGAGAGGAATTCACCGTCATCCTTCCGGATTGTCCGCTGTATCAGGCGCAGAAAGCTGCGGAACGAATCCGTGCGGCAGTAGACGGCGTCAACTTCACGCTCCCTGCCGGCAAGAAAATCCACATTACCATTTCAGTCGGAGCGGCTTCCTATCCGGAGAGCATTCAGGACCCTGACGGAGCCCTGCTCTTCCAATACGCAGACAAAGCATTGTATGCCGCCAAAAATGCGGGCAGAAACAAAGTGTGCACCGCCGATTACTGA
- a CDS encoding FAD-dependent oxidoreductase, with product MDPENKWPESLPKLPRSLWRETTELPSFPRLAEDHTTEVAIVGGGITGITTAYLLTEAGYKVTILEGDKLLTGTTGFTTAKITAQHGLIYDTLVKHFGEEQALAYFRSNSEGMEWILQTAEKLGLSCGIRREDAYLYSPLGDDKTLKSLTEEFEAYRKLGLPGEWVDYVSLPMQVGGAIKLPGQARFHPLEYLKGLLQKVLDKGGIVYEHTVIAEKVESDGGLTLFTERGEHRIKCRHAVSASHFPFYDGGHLYFSRLHAERSYALAFEPETDYEGGMYLSAGGPKRSLRAVEWEGKRLVIAGGENHKTGQSKCTFGHFENLEVFAGELLGIRSIPFRWSAQDLVTVDQVPYIGQMSDDKEIYVATGFAKWGMTSGTLAARLIADQIMRRRNPYTELYDPSRFKANPGIRNFLAQNLNVAKELVEGKVEFTRRKLEELHPGEGAVVRHDGKRVGAYKDPEGGLHLVDRTCTHMGCECEWNASERSWDCPCHGSRYSYDGEVLEGPAVEPLAKVEP from the coding sequence ATGGACCCGGAGAATAAATGGCCGGAAAGTCTGCCGAAGCTGCCCAGATCGCTATGGAGAGAAACAACGGAGCTGCCGTCTTTTCCAAGACTGGCAGAGGATCATACGACCGAGGTAGCCATCGTCGGCGGCGGGATCACCGGTATAACAACGGCTTACCTGCTGACGGAGGCCGGCTATAAGGTCACGATCCTTGAAGGAGACAAGCTGCTGACCGGCACGACAGGCTTCACAACCGCCAAGATTACGGCCCAGCACGGACTGATCTACGATACGCTTGTGAAGCATTTCGGAGAAGAACAGGCGCTGGCTTACTTCCGTTCGAACAGCGAAGGGATGGAGTGGATTCTGCAAACAGCGGAGAAACTCGGCCTATCCTGTGGAATACGGCGTGAGGACGCCTATCTGTACAGTCCTCTCGGCGACGACAAGACGCTGAAGAGCCTGACAGAGGAATTCGAGGCTTACCGCAAGCTTGGCCTTCCCGGCGAATGGGTTGACTATGTGTCTCTGCCCATGCAGGTTGGCGGAGCAATCAAGCTTCCGGGGCAGGCCCGCTTTCATCCTCTCGAATATTTAAAGGGGCTGCTGCAGAAGGTTCTGGATAAAGGCGGAATCGTCTATGAGCATACGGTTATTGCCGAAAAAGTGGAAAGTGACGGCGGACTCACGCTGTTCACCGAGCGCGGCGAGCACCGGATCAAGTGCCGGCATGCGGTCTCGGCTTCCCATTTTCCTTTCTACGACGGCGGCCATCTGTACTTCTCGCGCCTTCACGCCGAGCGCTCCTATGCGCTGGCCTTCGAACCCGAAACGGATTATGAAGGCGGCATGTACCTGAGTGCCGGAGGACCGAAGCGCTCTCTCCGGGCGGTCGAATGGGAAGGCAAGCGGCTCGTTATCGCAGGGGGCGAGAACCACAAAACCGGACAGAGCAAGTGCACATTCGGCCATTTCGAGAATTTGGAGGTATTCGCCGGGGAGCTCCTGGGCATCCGGTCCATTCCCTTCCGCTGGTCAGCCCAGGATCTCGTAACGGTGGACCAGGTCCCCTATATCGGCCAAATGTCCGATGACAAGGAGATCTATGTGGCCACAGGCTTCGCGAAGTGGGGGATGACAAGCGGCACCCTGGCAGCCAGGCTCATCGCCGACCAGATCATGCGCAGGCGCAATCCGTACACGGAGCTCTATGATCCGTCCCGTTTCAAGGCAAATCCCGGCATCCGAAACTTCCTTGCGCAGAACCTGAACGTAGCGAAAGAGCTTGTGGAAGGCAAAGTGGAATTCACCCGCAGGAAACTGGAAGAGCTTCATCCAGGCGAAGGTGCGGTGGTCCGCCATGACGGCAAACGCGTCGGTGCCTACAAAGACCCCGAGGGCGGCCTCCATCTGGTGGACCGGACCTGCACGCACATGGGATGCGAATGCGAATGGAACGCGAGCGAACGTTCCTGGGACTGCCCCTGCCACGGCTCCCGCTACTCCTATGACGGCGAAGTGCTGGAGGGACCGGCAGTCGAACCGCTGGCCAAGGTGGAGCCATAA